The window GCACCTTGCGGAAATCTGCGAACATCGAGGCCGCAAGCACCATCAGCAGCGTCACGGTGGCGGCGCGCAGACACAGTTCGGTCGCGGCAAAGGTCATCGGTCGGTTTGCTTCGGGCTCGAAACGGCAACGGCTCGAACATCGGCCGTCACGCCGGCTTTTTCAAGAACCATCGCGCGGCCAGCGGCTGCGCTGCGTGACCCAGATATCGACGACATCACCCTCGAGCTTGCCCAGGCCCTCATTCACCGCACCCAGCCGCCGCGCCACGGCCTGCGAGGCGACGTTGGCGGGATCGATGCAATGGATGATGCGGTCAACCGTGAAATTGGCAAACACAAAGTCGATCGCGGCACGCGCCGCCTCCACCGCATAACCCTTGCCGCGACACTCCTTGGCGATGCCCCAGCCGACTTCGAGGCCCGGCCATTCAGGCGGACAATACGGCCCGACGCGGCCGATGTAGCGGGCGGAAGACTTCTCCTCGACCGCGAACATGCCGAAGCCGTGCAGCGCCCAATGGCCGGAGATGACCGCCGCATTGCGCCAGCCCTTCAGCTCCGACGCGACCGGCTGATGATCCGGCGTGATGAAGCGTGCCGTCTCGGGATCGGACAGCATCCGCGTGTTGTCAGCGATGTCGGACGCGCGCCAC of the Bradyrhizobium quebecense genome contains:
- a CDS encoding GNAT family N-acetyltransferase — protein: MVSLIKPGAKLLQVDGPVIETARLILRPWRASDIADNTRMLSDPETARFITPDHQPVASELKGWRNAAVISGHWALHGFGMFAVEEKSSARYIGRVGPYCPPEWPGLEVGWGIAKECRGKGYAVEAARAAIDFVFANFTVDRIIHCIDPANVASQAVARRLGAVNEGLGKLEGDVVDIWVTQRSRWPRDGS